DNA sequence from the Chitinophaga flava genome:
GCAGCAGATCTTTTTTATCTTCTCTTTGTGGTGAAAAATAATAGGTAAAAGGACAACCGGTATCGGTCACTTTTTTATCTACATAACCTTTCTCCGAAAACTGCCAGTCAGTATATGGTTTGTTGAAATGTTCAAACAGTGGTTTGTTGAAAGACATATATGCCTGTGGATAACGATAGTCATTCCATCGCTGCATAAGTCCCATTTGCTGCGGGATATCAGACGGGTGTGCTTTCAGAAAAGCCTGGTCCGGCAGTAGTTTTTTCAGGTTGTCCGGAATGTAGCTGAGGTAGTCGGTGTGAATTTCCTTTTTGCCACATTCTATCACGACGGCCTTATCCGCAGTACCGTCGGCAACAATATACAGCCAGGATACGCCGCGCTGACTCTCTGTTGTGATCGCCACCGCTTCCTGCGCGCTTTGTGAATATTGCGCACAATGACGCACCAGCAGCACGGAATTGATCCCCGGACGGCAGGGCGCACAGTTGGCCGCAGGCACTGTATTCACGCCCATACCGATACCATGGTTATTCATGGCCGCAAGCGAGCCTACAAAACCAGGAGCAGCCATACTTACAAACGGAACAGCCTTATGTCCGTCGAATGATTCAACAGGATTGTAGATGATCATGGCCGCTGTAAACTCCAGCACATTGCCGGTGCTAAGCATAAAGTCGCGGCCAAAGTAATGCGCATTACCGCTGGCAGTAGCCGCTCCGAATGCCGAAAAACCATTGCAGAAGGCTGGCATCATCATCATGGTACGATTAAACCAGGGCAGCCGCTTTTTAACATAACGCTCCAGTTCTGACATACCGAAATTGGTGTAGGTCAGACTTAATATCAGATCGAAGGAGGTATTTAAATTCCACAGTTTATTGAAAGTGACTTTTGTGTTGCCATTGGTAGCTTTTTTACAGCCAGCCACCAGCCCTTTCATTTCTTCTGCATACATAGCAGGGATATCCTTCGGATATTTTCTACGAAGCCAGCGGGTAGCCAGTGAAATAAAGCACCACAGCACTTTCCAGAGCAGCCTGAATTTTTCAGGGTCTCCATCCGGCTTCAGCATACAGGGAATGAAATTGTACACATAGTCAACAGCCATCCGTTCCACGGTTTGAGGCGCCAGCAATCCCATCAGATACCCCATCTGAAAAGAAGTGCCTTCTACATAGTAGCTGAGTTTGCGTTCACCGGTTTCATAGTTAAAAGCAGTTTTGCTTTTCGCCATGAAGCCACGGACGCCTTCATATTCCACTATTTTAATCACCTCATAGCCGTCGTGTTCAAAGGCACTGATAATATCTTCTGTGGACCTGAATCCGGCAGTATTATGAACGGCCCTGCTTGTCCAGGAACCGGCTGTTTCATTTTCTTTCATAAAACATGGGTCATAGAATCAATGAGAAATGATGACAGGATATTTCCATGCGCTCGCGCAGATAGAACCGGTGGGCCCCGAAGCGTTGTACACCTGAGTCCAGCTCAAATCGTGCACATCCCTGCTGACGGGCATAATCAATCAGCCAGTCCATCATCCTTTTACCATGTCCTTTAGAGCGCTCTACAGGCAGGGTTACCAGATCATCTACATAAAGAAACTTGCCCCATGCCAGGCATTTACTGATCCTGAATCCGGCTACGCCTTCCGGCTCTCCGTCGGTATAAATGCCCAACAGCCTGAAATCAGCCAGCTGCTCCTGTTCCCGGATATTATCCAGAAATTCCTCTTCCTTCAGATGACCACGCAGCTCTTTCATCACTTTGAAGAATGACCTGATTTCATCATCAGTCGTCAGTAGTTTCAATGTTATATCCATAGTGTTGTTTATTTTTTATCTTCTTTTTTACAGAGATTAGCCAGATCACCCACTGTTTTGATATCACTGAGTACACCGGGCTGCAGGGGTCTCATGAGGCCACTCGCTTCGAGATCTATCAACAGTAGCAAAAACTTCAGTGAGTCTATCCCAAGTGTGTTGATAGGGCTTTCCAGCGTTATCTCCTTCGTAGGGCCGTCGGCGTAAGCGTATTTTGCCAGTATTGTAAATAACTGTTCCATGATTACATTTTTAGCAGTCGGTTAAAGTTTTCTCCCATCACCAGTTTCATTTCGGATTCGTTCAGTATGTTGCCGGCAGCGTTGCGGAACAGCTCTACCAGTGTTTGCTGGCTGCCGCTCAACTTATGTATGGGCCAGTCGGTACCGAACAATATTTTATGTATGATGCCTCTCTTTTTGTGTTCTGATAATATGGTTTCAAATCGTTCCATGCGCAGTGCATTCGTAAACCCGGATACGTCCAGATATATATTGGGCCTGTATTCCGCCAGGATGGCTGCCTGTTCATGCATCATAAAAGCGGCATGTGCCAGGATGAAGTTTACGGTAGGAAACTGGTGGGCCGCATCGTTGATCAGTTCCGGCGCAGAGAAAGCAAAAGACATGCTTGGGCTGGTAGGCCCTGTATGCAGCAACACTGGTATATCGTAAGCCGCGCAGATCTCATAGTAGGGATAGAGCCGTTCATCGCTGGGTGAATAACCGCAGGGCGGATATAGTTTAAGCCCTTTGAATCCCCAGTCCCGCACTGATTTCTCGAACAGCTCCAGGCCACCCGTTTTTCTGCGGGGATCAATACCAGCAAATACTTCAAACCTGCCAGGATAACGGTCTAGTATACGTTTATGCAGGGCGTATAATGTTTCCAGGTCTTCTGCCACATCCGGGAAAGTGATGCTGAAATCTACAATCAGCAACACCGATTTTTCAATACCTGCTTTATCCATCTCTGCGAGCAACAACTCACAGTCTTCGTCAAACGACATCAGACGGCTCAGCAGCATATTGATGTTCTCCGCTTTTATATTTTCCTGTGT
Encoded proteins:
- a CDS encoding GNAT family N-acetyltransferase; the encoded protein is MDITLKLLTTDDEIRSFFKVMKELRGHLKEEEFLDNIREQEQLADFRLLGIYTDGEPEGVAGFRISKCLAWGKFLYVDDLVTLPVERSKGHGKRMMDWLIDYARQQGCARFELDSGVQRFGAHRFYLRERMEISCHHFSLIL
- a CDS encoding amidohydrolase family protein gives rise to the protein MTIDCHTHIASARVIPAPFVKGIGDNIYANAVATQENIKAENINMLLSRLMSFDEDCELLLAEMDKAGIEKSVLLIVDFSITFPDVAEDLETLYALHKRILDRYPGRFEVFAGIDPRRKTGGLELFEKSVRDWGFKGLKLYPPCGYSPSDERLYPYYEICAAYDIPVLLHTGPTSPSMSFAFSAPELINDAAHQFPTVNFILAHAAFMMHEQAAILAEYRPNIYLDVSGFTNALRMERFETILSEHKKRGIIHKILFGTDWPIHKLSGSQQTLVELFRNAAGNILNESEMKLVMGENFNRLLKM
- a CDS encoding phosphopantetheine-binding protein, which gives rise to MEQLFTILAKYAYADGPTKEITLESPINTLGIDSLKFLLLLIDLEASGLMRPLQPGVLSDIKTVGDLANLCKKEDKK
- a CDS encoding C45 family peptidase, with product MKENETAGSWTSRAVHNTAGFRSTEDIISAFEHDGYEVIKIVEYEGVRGFMAKSKTAFNYETGERKLSYYVEGTSFQMGYLMGLLAPQTVERMAVDYVYNFIPCMLKPDGDPEKFRLLWKVLWCFISLATRWLRRKYPKDIPAMYAEEMKGLVAGCKKATNGNTKVTFNKLWNLNTSFDLILSLTYTNFGMSELERYVKKRLPWFNRTMMMMPAFCNGFSAFGAATASGNAHYFGRDFMLSTGNVLEFTAAMIIYNPVESFDGHKAVPFVSMAAPGFVGSLAAMNNHGIGMGVNTVPAANCAPCRPGINSVLLVRHCAQYSQSAQEAVAITTESQRGVSWLYIVADGTADKAVVIECGKKEIHTDYLSYIPDNLKKLLPDQAFLKAHPSDIPQQMGLMQRWNDYRYPQAYMSFNKPLFEHFNKPYTDWQFSEKGYVDKKVTDTGCPFTYYFSPQREDKKDLLLVTNMYIIPEIRLAMMNASTVKKANPAQAIKIAKTTYDDVQWRYDVLNDELLNAYGHIDLAAAKDIISFLRPDGKYPDYTEKNPTSSDGKVRTIQGTISLCDLKNKVMESHYGYYADAWLKLTLPQYL